GGATCGGCACCATGTGGAAGGGGACGCTGTCGTTCGAATCGCCGATGCTGTGGTCGGTCGGATTCCTCGTCACGTTCCTGCTCGGCGGCCTGACCGGCGTGCTGCTGGCCGCGCCCGCGCTGGACTTCCACATCACCGACACCTATTTCGTCGTCGCGCACTTCCACTACGTGCTGTTCGGCACGATCGTGTTCGCCACGTTCGCCGGCATCTACTTCTGGTTCCCGAAGATGACCGGCCGGATGCTCGACGAATCGCTCGCGAAATGGCATTTCTGGACGACGTTCATCGGCTTCCACACGACGTTCCTCGTCCAGCACTGGCTCGGCGCGGAAGGCATGCCGCGGCGGTACGCGGACTACCTCCGCAGCGACGGGTTCACCTTGCTGAACACGATTTCCACCATCGGTGCCTTCATTCTCGGCGCCTCGGTGCTGCCGTTCATCTGGAACGTGGTCAAGAGCTACCGCTACGGCGAAAAGGTCGAAGTGGACGACCCGTGGGGCTTCGGCGGCTCCCTGGAATGGGCGACGTCGAGCCCGCCGCCGCGGCACAATTTCACCGAACTGCCGCGGATCCGTTCCGAACGGCCCGCGTTCGAGCTGCACTATCCGGAAGTGGCGAAGCGGGCGCGGGAGGAGCAGTACGTCCATCGGCGGCGGGGCAAGGTGAAATCGGACGCCTGAGCAGGGCTGGAAGCCCTTGCCCAGCGCCCGCGGCCCGGCGGCGATCCGACCTGGGCGAGCGCGTGGCCGAGGAGCAGACGCCGACGGACCGCCCCGCGATCAGCCCTGCTGACGGCGGAATTCGTCCAGCACCCGGCGCTCCCGCTTCGTCGGACGGCCCGCGCCCCGCTCGCGGCGGGCCACCGGGATGGCCGCTTCCGGCGGCGGCTTCGGGGTCCGGTCGATGAGGCACGTGGCCGCGACGGCCGCGCCGACCCGTTTCTGGATCACCTGCACGACCTCGACCACGCGGGTCGTCGTCCCGATCCGGGCCCGGACCTCGTCGCCGGGCACCACCGAGGTGGCGGGTTTCGCCGGGCGGTCGTTCACGCGCACGTGCCCGCCGCGGCAGGCGGCCGCGGCGTCGGCGCGCGTCTTGGTCAGCCGGACCGCCCAGAGCCAGCGGTCGATCCGCGTCGATTCCATGGGTCCATCATGGCGGGTCCCACTGCCAGCGCAGACCGAGGATTCCCGGAGTGACCGCCGCCGACACGACGTGCGCGGGAAGGCCCTCGGTGATCGGCAGCTCGGCAGCTGTCGTCTCCGGCCCGGCCGGGGAGTCGAGGCGGTAGGCGTGGCAGGACCGCGGTGCGAAGCCGGGGGCGAAGTGTAGCTCCAGCACGTGTTCGTGCACGGCGTTGCGGAAGCGGCGCTCGTAGGACCAGTCCGGGCGGTCGTCGGTGAACTCGAACTCGTACTCGGCGATCGCGGTTTCGCCCCGGTCCAGACCGCGGCCGAGGACGAGTTCGGCCACCGTGAACCCCTCCTCGGCGAGGGTTTCCGTGCGCCCGGGCGAGCAGTAGCGGGTGCGCACCAGCCGCGGCGGGCAGCCGGGGCCGACGCCGTGCGCGGTGACGAGCCGGATGTGCGTGTCGTCCTCGGTCGCGCGCAGGACCTCGCGCACTTCCAGCCGGTGCAGCCGCCGGTCCGGGCCGACGTGGACGGCTTCGTGCAGGCTCACGACCACCAGCGACGTCCGGTACGCCGTCTCGAACGAGTTCAGCACCCGCAGCACGGCGTTGCGGCGCCCCCACAGCCGTTCCCAGCGCACCACCGGAACCGGCGGCGGTTCCGGATCGCGCTCGATCAGCCCGGTGAGCGAACCCGGCGGCAGCTCGAGCACGTCCTCGAGAATGCGCACCGCGACCCGCGAGCGGGCGCGGGCGGGCACGGTGCGGCCGGTCCGCCAGTAGCTGAGCGTCGTGGTGCTGACCGCCGCGCCCGCCGCGGCGAGCCGGTCCCGGAGCCGGTCGAGGCCGAGCCCGCTGCGGTCGATGGCCAGGGTCAGGGCACGGCTGAACGGCCCGTCCGCGAGCGCGTCGGCGAGCCGGTCCGGCTGGGTGCCGGGACCTGTCGAGAACACCTGCGTCCTCCTCGGGTCGTCCCCACCCCATTCGCCCTCGCGACCGGGCGGCGGCGCAACCGTCGAAGGTCGGGTCTTGGCCGGTCAGCTCGGCTGCTCGACGAAGGGTTCGCGCAGTTCGACGACCCATTCGCGCTCGTCGTCGGAAGTGTGCAGATAGACCTCGCAGGGGAAGCCGTCCGCGCGGAAGCCGTGCTCGTCGGTCCACCGGGCGAGTTCCTGGTATCCGGCGAGGAAACCGCTCGGCGGGCCGTGGTGGACCAGCGTCGCGGCGCGCGCGGCGGGCAGTTCGGCCGGCTCGAGGCCGTTCGGCTCGGCGACGGCGCCGGACACCGGCAGCGCGGCGTGCACGACGACGGGATCGTCTTCGCCGGCGGGCTTTTCGTAGTAGCAGACGAGAGGCCCCGCCGGGGTGGCGTCGGATCCTTCGAGCCGCTGGCCGAGTTCCGCGCACAGCGGGCGCAGGACCGGGCTGATCGCGTCGGGGGAGAAGCTTTCGACGGTCGCGGTGAGCCGCACGACGGGGGTCGCGGGGAGGTCCTTGACGACGATTTCGGTGTCCGGCATGGCGTGCTCGCTTTCCAGGGTGCGGAGTCTCGCCTCGACCTCGGCCAGCCGGAGCCGGTCGGCGGCGACCCGTTCGGCCAGCTCCGCCCGGCGCAGCGTCAGCATGCCGCGGACCTGCTCGGGCGTGATCTGCTCGTCCAGCAGCGCGGCGACCTCGCCGAGCCCGAAGCCGAGCTCCTTCAGCGCGACGATCCGGTTCAGCGCGGCCAGCTGTTCGGCGGTGTAGCGCCGGTAGCCGGTGTACGGGTCGACCTCGGCGGGCCGGAGCAGGCCGAGCGCGTCGTAATGCCTCAGCATGCGAACCGACACCCGGCCGTGGCGGGCGAATTCTCCGATGGTGAACATGACCTCCCCAGCACACGCTCTGACACGGTGTGAGAGTCAAGTGTCCCCGCCGGACCGGGAACGGGCCGGCCCCCTGCGCCGACCCGCCCCGGCGGCCCCCTCGTCCCCCGACGAACGAGGGGACCCCGCCGGTCCGCCGCCCTCCACAAGGACGGACCGGCGCCGTTCGCGGCTCCCGCGAACGGAACAGCGCGGGTCCGCCCTCGTGACGGCGGTCGTCCGCAAAGCCACCCGATCGGGTGAGGATCGGGGAGTCCGTAGGCTGGCCGGGTGAATCGCACGGACCGGCTGTACGCACTGGTCGAGGAGCTCCGGGCGGTCGCGCCGCGCACCCGGACGGCGGCGTGGCTCGCGTCCCGGTTCGAGGTCAGCGTGCGCACGGTCGAACGGGACCTCGGCGCGTTGCGCGAGGCAGGCGTCCCGATCTGGACCGAAACCGGCCGGACCGGCGGCTACGGGCTCGACCGCGAACGGACCCTGCCGCCGCTCGCGCTCACGCCGGAAGAGGCCATCGCGATCACCGTCGCGCTGCGTTCGGCCGCGGGTTCGCCGTTCGCGGGCGCGGCGGAGTCGGCGGCGCGCAAGGTGCTCGCGCGGCTCCCGGCCGACGTCCGCGACGCCGAACAGCACCTCGCCGCGCGGCTCCACCGGGTTGGCGAGGCCGAACCGCCGGCTGTCCACAGCGGACTGATCCTCACCGCCCTCGCCGCGCGGCGCGTCCTGCGGCTGTCGTATGTGGACGCCAAGGGGCAGGAGACGGAACGCGACGTCGAGCCGCTGGGCCTGCTGTGGGGTCCGGCGGGCTGGTACGTGCTCGGCTGGTGCCGCCTGCGCGACGCCGTCCGCGGGTTCCTGCTGGACCGGATCCGCGCCCTCGCGCTCACCGGCGACCGCGTCGAACGCCGCGAGGTCGACCTCGACGCCGAGCTTGCGCGGATCTCCGCCCGCCCGCTCGGCGAGTGACCTGCGCCACGCGGCTCGGAAACACCGACAGGACGGTGTCGCCGGCGGCCGCGATCGTTTCTCGCATGGCAACCGACCTGAACCCCGAAGAAATCCCTGCCCTCTGGTGTCGCATGTGGAATGAGGACGCCTCGCTCGCGCACCGGCTGCTGACCGCCGACGGCCGCCAGTGGTCCGGCACCAAACCCGGCCTCGACCCGCTGATCGGCCCGGCGGACGCCGAGGCGTTCATCGCGAAGTACCAGCGCGAGGTCGGCAACAAGTTCGTCCCGCGCACCTTCGTCATAGACGGGACTGACCGGCTCGCCTTCACCTGGGACGTCACCCGGCGCGACGGCGTGGTCATCACCGGAGCCGACCTGTTCGTGCTCACCGGCGGAAAGGTCTCGCGGAACTGGACGATTCCCTCGCCGGACGGCCGTTCGGAGCTGGCGGACGGACCGGGCGCCGGCGATTTGGACCGCGAGGAACTGCGGGTGCTGGCCAAGGACGCGCATCCGTGGCACGGCGAACTGGTGCTCGACCCGGTGCGCCAGACCATCGCCGGGACCTGGTCGGACGGCGAGCGCGGCGGGATCGCGGTCCTGGTCGCGGTCGACGGCCGGGTGGACCGGGAATGGGTGGTGCCGGGGACGCGTCCGCTCCCGTGATCCCGGGGCCGGCGCGTGCGATCATGGGGTCCGGCCGGCAGGAAGGACCCCATGAGCGCACCGCCCGTCCACCGGTTCCGCGCCCGCGACGGGCTCGAACTGGCCTACCGCGAACTGGGCCAGGGCACGCCGGTCGTGCTGCTGCACGGGTTCACCTCGTCCGGCGAGGCGTGGCTGCGCGGCGGGCTGGCCGCGCAGCTCGCCGAACGGGGGTTCCGCGTCCTGCTCCCGGATTTCCGCGGGCACGGCGCGAGCCCACAGCCGGACGATCCGGGCCGCTACCCGCCGGATGTGCTCGTGGACGACGGGCTCGCGTTCGTCGAGCAACTCGGCCTGACCGGCTACGCCCTGGGCGGGTACTCGCTAGGCGCGCGAGTGGCGCTCCGCATGGTCGTGCGGGGCGCGCGGCCGTCCCGGATGCTCCTTGGCGGGCAAGGACTCGCCGCGATGCAGCGGGGCGGCGAGGGAGGTCCGCTGCACCGGGTGCTCTCGGCGTTGACCGAAGGCCGGACGGTGGAACCGGCCGACGCCCAGACCGCGTACTGGATCGGCCGTCTCGGCGCCGACCCACACGCGTTGATGCACGTCCTCCGCTCAGTCGTACCGACGGACAACCTCGCCGCGCTGGGGATTCCGGCGCTTGTCGCGGTCGGCAGCGAGGACGCGGGGCATGCCGACGCCGAGCCGCTCGCCCGGCTCCTGGACGCGGAGTTCACCTGGGTGCCCGGTGACCATTACAGTGCGTCGGCCGCACCGGAGTTCGCCGCCGCGGCGGTGCGGTTTTTCGCCGGCGGACAGCGAAACTGACCGGACTCAAGCCCCGATCCGGCGCTCGAACCCCTCCGGGATGATCAGGTCGTCGCGGCTCAGGTCGTGCACGCTGCGGTGGCCCAGCGCGAGCAGCGTCGAATCGATGCCGTTGCGCAGCACGTCTAGCACGTTCTCCACCCCGGCCTGCCCGCCCGCGGCGAGGCCCCACAGGTACGCGCGCCCGATCAGGACCGCGCGCGCCCCGAGCGCGAGCGCCTTCACGACGTCGCTGCCGCGCCGGATTCCGCCGTCCAGCAACACTTCCACGTCGTTCCCGACTGCCTCGGCGACCGCGGGCAGGGCGCGGATCGTGGCGGGAGTCCCGTCGAGGTTGTTGCCGCCGTGGTTGGACACCGAGATCGCGCTGACCCCGGCGTCGACCGCGCGGCGTGCCTCGTCGACTCGGTACACGCCCTTCAGCAGGAACGGCCCGTCCCACTGTTTCCGCAGCCAGCTCACGTCTTCCCAGCTCGGCGGGGCGGTCTGCATCCACTGGCCGTACGCGCCGAAGAACGACGGCACCGGCGTGCCGGGTTCGGCCATGTTCGGGACGCTGAGGTCGGGCAGTTTCTTGGTGCGGGCGTAAGCGAGCAGCCAGCGCGGATGCATCATGCCCTCGGGCGCGAACCGGATCAGCTCGCGCAGCGTCAGCTTGTCCGGGATGTGCGGGCTGCCCCAGTCGCGGCTGTGCGAGAACGACCAGTCGAGGGTGAGGACGATCCCGACCGCGCCCGCGGACCTGGCCCGCTCGAGCCGGCCGAGGATGTCGTCGCGGCTGCCGGTCCAGTACACCTGGAAGTACGTGTTCGGGTTGGCCGCCACCACTTCCTCGATCGGCTTGCTGGCGAACGACGACAGCCCGATCGACGTCCCGCGCGCCGCGGCCGCGCGGGCGACCGCCACCTCGCCGTCGGGGTGCACGGCCTGCACGCCGGTCGGCGAGATCAGCACCGGCAGCGCGACGTCGCGGCCGAGGACGTTCGTGCTCAGATCTCGTTCGCCGGGCAGCCCGGCGGTGCGCGGGGCGAAGCGCAGCTCGTCGTACGCGGCGAGATTGTCCTGCAGCGTCAGCCCTTTTTCCGAACCGGCGATCAGTGCCGAGTAGACGGACGCGGGCAGGCGTTTCTTCGCCCGCCGCTGTGCTTCGGCGACGGATTCGAACCAGGTGGTGCTCATCGTTTTCCCTTCGGGTCGACGCGCAGAGGGCGCCAGGTGACGCGCGGCCGCAGCGGGACCGCGGTGCGATGGGTGAAGCAGCCCGCCCACACCCCGGCGCCGTACGCGAGGTCGTCGGCGATCGCGCCGGTGGTGTAGCGGAACGGGTCGAGATCGGGGCGTTGCCGCAGCCAGGCGGTCAGCGGCGGTCCGGCGAGCAGCGACGCGACCGCGGCCCGTCGTCCCCAGCGTTTTCGGCCGCCGGGCAGCAAGAGCGCCGCGAGCAGGGGAGCGGCGAATTGGGTGCTGTAGCGGCCGGATCCGAGCCAGGTTTGGCCGACGGCGGTGGCCATCGCTGGGGGGACGCCGTGGGCGGGCACGTCGCTTCGGCGCAGTACCCGGGTCATGCTCAGCACCGCGCCCGCGAACGCGAGTGCGGCCGGGAGCGGACGGCGGGCCAGGAGCGCGGCGACGGTCAGCGTCGGCCATGGGTGCAGGACGAGCGGGGCCATCGCGGCCGGGCGGCGGAGGGCCAGCGGTGCGGCGGAAGTGCCGTAGCTGGCCCGGCGACGGAGCAACGCGCGCCAGGTCTCCGGTTCGTGGTGATCGACGTGCGCGGACGGGTCGTAGCGGATCCGGAAGCCGGCGTCGTGGAGTCGCCAGCCGAGGTCAACGTCCTCGCCGACGCGCATGGCCGGGTCGAAAACCGCGCCGTCGCGGGCGATGGATTCCAACGCGGTCCGGCGAACCAGCAGTGCGGCAGTGGGCACATAGGACAGTCGGGTGCCGGGCGCGACGCGAGCCGCGGCGGTGCCCAAGTCGAGGCTGCTCGCGGCACGGGTATAGCGGCCGGCCCAGGTGTCCGGGGCGAGGGGACGCACGCGCGGAGCGACGGCGGCGACGAGCGGATCGGCGAAATGCCCGGCCAGCCGGTCGATCCAGTCCGGGGACGGGAGGCAATCGCTGTCCAGGAAGGCGATCAGGTCGGTGGAAACGTGCTCCAGCGCGGTGTTCCGGGCCGCGCCCGGGCCGCCGTTGACGTCGCGGCGGACCAGTTTCGCGCCGTGTGCGGAGGCTGCCGCGGCGATGGCGGCGGGGTCGGCGGATCCGTCGTCGACGACCAGTGCGGGATATCGGCCGTCGAGTGCGGCGAGGCAGCGGCCGAGCAGTTCGGCCCGGTCGCGGACCGGGATGACGACGGTCGCGTCGGCGGTTTCGGAGGCGGTTGTGGCTGGGGGCGACGGGTGTGCGAACCCGGCGTCGGTGAGCAGCCGGGCGAGGACGCCTTCCGCGGAAGTCTCGACCGGGTGGTCCGCCAAGCGTGCCCACGCGGTTCGACCAGCCTTCGTGAGACGCAGGACGCGGGCGGGCGAGCCGCCGAAGAGGAGGCCGTCGGAGAGTTGTTTGACGCTCGGGTCCAGGGCGAGGCGGAATCCGGCGGGGAGCGGGGTGGTCACAGCGCCAGCCCTCCGTCCACCGGGAGCACGGCACCGGTGGTTGCGCTGCTTTCCGGCCCGGCGAGGAATGCCAGGACCGCGGCGACCTCAGCGGGATCGAGCAACCGCTGCATAGGTTGTTGCGCGGCAAAGCTTTGTGCCGAAGGCAGGCTGTACAGTCTGGCGCTCTCGGCGAGAATCGGAGTGTCGGTCGAACCCGGGCTGACTGCGTTCGCGGTGACGCCGGAGTCGCCCAATTCCGTGCCCAGTGCGCGAATCAGCCCGGCGACGCCCGCTTTCGCCGCGCAGTACGCCGCGAGCATCGGCAACCCGCGCGTGGCGGCAGCGGACGCGACGGCGAGAAATCGTCCGGAGCGGGGTTTCGGACGGCGCAGCAACGCGGGAATCGCGACGCGGGCGAGGTTGAGAACGCCGCGCAGGTTGACGTCGAGGACTGCTTCTTCCTGTTCCGGCGGCATTTCCCACAGCGGTACGCCGCCCGCGATCACTCCGGCTGCCGCGATGGCCGCGTCGAGGCCGCCCCAGTGTTGTTCCGCCGCTGTTACCGCCGCGTCCAGGTGACCGCGATCGCGGACATCTGCGCGGAATTCCTCGGCGGTGCCGCCGTTCTCGCGGATCTTGGCGACCACTGTGGACAGTTCTTCCGCCGTGCCCATCGGGTAGGGGAGGGCCGGGTCGTTTTCGGCGAGGTCGACGGCGAGCACGGCCCAGCCTTGCTCCGCCAGCTTGATCGCAGTGGCTGCGCCGACGCCGCGCGCCGCGCCGGTGACGAGGGCGGCTTTCATGGCGCGCCTACGGCGGTCCAGTCGCGCACGTGCGCGCGCAACTGGGCCGTGAGGTCGTCGAGGAGATCCTGGCCCTCGTCGGCGGTCGCGCCGGTGGGGTCGCCGAGGATTCCAGTGTCGGTCACCGCGCGCACGCCGCCTTTGCGCAGAATCGGAAGCAACTCGCTCAGCGGACGAGTGTCGCCCGGAACTGCTTTGTCCAGCCGCACTTTCTCCGGGCGAAGAGCCAGCTGCAGAGCGGTTTCCGGCCGTCCGGCGTGCGGATCTCCTTGCCAGCGCGGCTCGAACACCGAGACGTCCCGCGATTCGGCCCGCAGGGTCGCGGCCGCGCGGGTCACCGAAGCCGCGTTCCCGCCGTGCGCGGACACGAAAAGCAGCCGCCGGAACGTTTCGCCGGCCGACCGGCCCAGTTCCACGAGCAGGAGTTCCGTGGCGGCCTGGCCGATCGACAGCGTCCCGGCGAAGCCCGCGTGTTCGCCGCTCGACCCGTACGGCACCGCGGGCGCGACCAGCACGTCCGAGCGCTCCGCGGCGAGCCTTTCGCACAACGCCGTCGCGATGTCGGTGTCCGTGCTCAACGGCAGGTGCGGGCCGTGCTGCTCGGTGGCGCCGAGCGGCACGGCGAGGATCGCGCCGGACGCCGCGTATTCGGCGACGTCCGGCGACGACAGATCGGCCAGGCGCATTTCAACGGCCCGGAGCGAAGCCGGCGAGCGGGTTCTCGTCGCAGGCGCGTTCCGGCGGACGGCGCATGCCGATGGTCACCGGCACCTTGCGGTGCGAGTGGTCCAGCGACGGCTTCGGGACGCTGCCCGCGGCGACCCCGGCCAGCGCGCGTTCGCCGTGGCCGCGCACGCATTCGGGGTCCGGGCCGTCGAGCGGCAGCCCGGTGAAGAACTTCGCCGCCATGCATCCGCCGCGGCAGGCGTCGAAGGCCGAACACGACGTGCAGGCCCCGCCGCTCTGCGGGCTGCGCAGTTCGGCGAACAGCTCGGATTCCCGCCACACGCGGGCGAATCCGCCCTCGCCGCGCGTGTTCCCGGCGAGGAAGGTGTCGTGGATGGCGAACGGGCACGCGTAGACATCGCCGACCGGGTCGATCAGGCACACCACCCGGCCCGCCCCGCACAGGTTGAGCCCGGGCAGGCCGCCGTCGCCGTAGCCCGCGAGGTGGAAGAACGAATCGCCGGTGAGCACGTTTTCGCCGTGCTTCACCAGCCAGTCGTACAGCTCCCGCTGCTGGGCGGCGGTCGGGTGCAACTCGTCCCAGACGTCCGCGCCGCGGCCGGACGGGCGGAGCCGGGTGAGCCGCAGCTGGGCGCCGTAGCGGTCGGCGATGGCTTTGAAGTCGTCGAGCTGCCCCGCATTCTGCCGGGTCACCACGACAGAAATCTTGAAGTTCCCGAACCCGGCGGCGGCGAGATTCTCCATCGCCCGGATGGCGGTGCGGTAGGAACCGGGCCCCCGGACGTGGTCGTTGACCTCCTCGGTGGCGCCGTCGAGGGAGATCTGGACGTCGACGTAGTCGCTGCCGGCGAGCCGTTTCGCGACGTCCTCGGTGATCTTGATGCCGTTGGTGGAGAACTTGACGCCGACGTGGTGCTCGGTCGCGTAGTCGACCAGTTCCCAGAAATCGGACCGGACGGTCGGCTCGCCGCCGCCGATGTTCACGTAGAACACCTGCATGCGCTCGAACTCGTCGATCAGCGCCTTGCACTCGGCGGTGCTCAGCTCGCGCGGATCGCGGCGGCCGGACGAGGAAAGGCAGTGCACGCAGGAAAGATTGCAGGCGTAGGTGAGTTCCCAGGTGAGGCAGATCGGCGCGTCGAGCCCGAACTGGAATTCGTCGACAAGCGACATCACACGCTCCTCGGATGGATCATGTCCGACGCCGCGAGGGCGGCGAGGGCGGCGCGGTAGCGGGGCAGTTCGGCCTGCGAGACCCCGGCCTTCGCGCACGCGGCGCGGGCGGAGGGGTGGTCGGTCAGCGCCTGCACCGCGGCGAGCATGGTGCGGCTCTTGAGAAAGGACAGCCGGCGGGTGCCGAAGTGGTACAGCAGCGCGCCGAACCGCTCCGGCCGGATGGAGACCCGGCTGTCCAGTTCCCAAGCACCGTCCAGATCGAACGCCGCGGCGCTGCGATCAGTAGACACCGCACATTCCGTCGATCGAGACCTCTTCGACGAGCAGTTCGTCGGCTACGACTTCTTCGGCCTTCGTCTCGGTGGCTGTCGTCTCGCTCATCGTGACTCCCTTGTCTCGCTCGGCGATATTTGACACTTGGTGTCGAATGTGACGGCGACAATACTGTCACCCCGTGCCAGAAGCAATGCTTCGCTCGCACACGGCACCCGAATGGGCGGTGTCCGCGTCCGGGAACCGACTGCCCCGCCGGTCCGACTCCTCAGGAGGCGGACCACGCGAAGGGAGCAGGATGGCCATCGGCATCGACGAGGAGTCACGCACCGGGCGAGCCCCGGCGACCGGATGGGCGGCGATTCGCCCCTTGGTGCTGCGGCTGCACTTCTACGCCGGGGTCTTCGTCGGCCCGTTCCTCCTGGTCGCCGCGCTGACCGGGATCGCGTACGTGTGGACGCCGCAGCTGGAGCAGGCCGTCTACGCGCACGAGCTGCACGTCCCCGCGGCCGCTGGCGCGATCCCGCTCGATCAGCAGGTCCTCGTCGCGCGCGGTCGGGTGCCGGACGGAAAGGTCATCGGCGTCCGCCCGGCGCCGTCCGCGACCGACACCACCCAAGTGATCTTCGACCGTCCGGGCCTGGCGCCGAGTTACCGGTACACAGTGTTCGTCAACCCGCACGACGGCGAGGTCCGCGGCGCACTCGAGACCTACGGTTCCGGGCAAGCGCTGCCGGTACGGGGCTGGATCGACACCCTGCACCGCAACCTCCATCTCGGCGATTTCGGACGGCTTTACAGCGAGCTGGCGGCTAGCTGGCTGTGGGTGATCACCCTTCTGGGACTGGCTTTGTGGCTCGGCCGCCGTCGGCGTCTGCGTGCGGTGCTCCTGCCGTCCGGCGGAAAACCCGGACGCCGCCGACTGCGGTCCTGGCACGGCTCGACCGGCCTGTGGATCGCCGCGGGCCTGTTGTTCCTTTCCGCGACCGGACTGACGTGGTCGTTGCACGCGGGCGCGAACATCACCTCGCTTCGGTCCTCTTTGGACTGGACGACGCCGTCGCTCTCTCCCGGCAAGGCGTCTCCCGGCGACGTCGGCTGGCAAGCCGTCCGCGACGCGACCGCCCGCGCCGGATTGGCCGATCCGGTGGAGATCCGGCCGCCTTCCGGAGGCGGTTACGTGGTGCAGCAGGTGGGGCGGAGCTGGCCGTCCAAACAGGACTCGATGACGGTCGATCCCGGCACCGGGACGATCACCGGGACGCTGAGGTTCGCGGATTACCCGCTGGCCGCGAAGCTGAGCCGGTGGGGGATCGACGCGCATATGGGGTTGCTGTTCGGGGTGGTGAACCAGATCGCGCTGACGGTGCTCGGGGTGGCGTTGGTGTGCGTGGTGGGGTGGGGGTACCGGATGTGGTGGCTGCGGGGCAGGGGCGGGTGGTCGCGTGGCCAGGGGCGCTCCGAGCCGGTTGTGACGCGAATGGCTGGCGCTGGCGGGTTGCCGGAGACGCGGGGTGGGGCGCTGTCGGGTGGCTCTGGTCGGGTGCCGTCGGATGGCGGGCGGTTGCGCGATGGGGCTGGATCCGGTGGGGCGGCGGAAGAAGGTGGATTACCGCACGACGGCGGGTTGCCGGAGCACAGCCGGTCGCCAGCCGGGGCCGAGGTGCTGAAGGTAGGCGGGTTGCCTGGCGGCGGGTCGCTGGAGCACGGCCGATTGGCGGATGGTGCCGGAGTGGCGGAAGTCGGCGGGTCGTCGGGCCGTGCCGCGCTGCCGGAGGTGGGCGAGCTGCCGGGCGGTCCCGGGCTGTCGATGGTCGGCGGGTCGCCAGGCGCTGGGGCGTCGGAGGACGGTCAGATGTCGGGTAGTGCCGGGGTGCCGAAGGTCGACGGCTTATCGGGCGGCGGCAGGCC
The nucleotide sequence above comes from Amycolatopsis sp. AA4. Encoded proteins:
- a CDS encoding mycofactocin-coupled SDR family oxidoreductase encodes the protein MKAALVTGAARGVGAATAIKLAEQGWAVLAVDLAENDPALPYPMGTAEELSTVVAKIRENGGTAEEFRADVRDRGHLDAAVTAAEQHWGGLDAAIAAAGVIAGGVPLWEMPPEQEEAVLDVNLRGVLNLARVAIPALLRRPKPRSGRFLAVASAAATRGLPMLAAYCAAKAGVAGLIRALGTELGDSGVTANAVSPGSTDTPILAESARLYSLPSAQSFAAQQPMQRLLDPAEVAAVLAFLAGPESSATTGAVLPVDGGLAL
- the mftE gene encoding mycofactocin biosynthesis peptidyl-dipeptidase MftE — its product is MRLADLSSPDVAEYAASGAILAVPLGATEQHGPHLPLSTDTDIATALCERLAAERSDVLVAPAVPYGSSGEHAGFAGTLSIGQAATELLLVELGRSAGETFRRLLFVSAHGGNAASVTRAAATLRAESRDVSVFEPRWQGDPHAGRPETALQLALRPEKVRLDKAVPGDTRPLSELLPILRKGGVRAVTDTGILGDPTGATADEGQDLLDDLTAQLRAHVRDWTAVGAP
- the mftC gene encoding mycofactocin radical SAM maturase (MftC is a radical SAM/SPASM enzyme that catalyzes the first two steps in biosynthesis of the electron carrier mycofactocin from the terminal Val-Tyr dipeptide of the precursor peptide MftA.), which encodes MSLVDEFQFGLDAPICLTWELTYACNLSCVHCLSSSGRRDPRELSTAECKALIDEFERMQVFYVNIGGGEPTVRSDFWELVDYATEHHVGVKFSTNGIKITEDVAKRLAGSDYVDVQISLDGATEEVNDHVRGPGSYRTAIRAMENLAAAGFGNFKISVVVTRQNAGQLDDFKAIADRYGAQLRLTRLRPSGRGADVWDELHPTAAQQRELYDWLVKHGENVLTGDSFFHLAGYGDGGLPGLNLCGAGRVVCLIDPVGDVYACPFAIHDTFLAGNTRGEGGFARVWRESELFAELRSPQSGGACTSCSAFDACRGGCMAAKFFTGLPLDGPDPECVRGHGERALAGVAAGSVPKPSLDHSHRKVPVTIGMRRPPERACDENPLAGFAPGR
- the mftB gene encoding mycofactocin biosynthesis chaperone MftB (MftB, a small protein, is a peptide chaperone that assists the radical SAM enzyme MftC in performing two modifications to the C-terminal Val-Tyr dipeptide of the mycofactocin precursor peptide, MftA. MftB's role is analogous to the role of PqqD in the biosynthesis of PQQ, a cofactor that derives entirely from a Tyr and a Glu in the precursor PqqA.), with amino-acid sequence MSTDRSAAAFDLDGAWELDSRVSIRPERFGALLYHFGTRRLSFLKSRTMLAAVQALTDHPSARAACAKAGVSQAELPRYRAALAALAASDMIHPRSV
- the mftA gene encoding mycofactocin precursor MftA (Mycofactocin is a small molecule electron carrier derived from the final two amino acids, Val-Tyr, of MftA, the mycofactocin precursor. It plays a role in redox homeostasis and the metabolism of alcohols and aldehydes in Actinobacteria, including Mycobacterium tuberculosis.) translates to MSETTATETKAEEVVADELLVEEVSIDGMCGVY
- a CDS encoding PepSY domain-containing protein, encoding MAIGIDEESRTGRAPATGWAAIRPLVLRLHFYAGVFVGPFLLVAALTGIAYVWTPQLEQAVYAHELHVPAAAGAIPLDQQVLVARGRVPDGKVIGVRPAPSATDTTQVIFDRPGLAPSYRYTVFVNPHDGEVRGALETYGSGQALPVRGWIDTLHRNLHLGDFGRLYSELAASWLWVITLLGLALWLGRRRRLRAVLLPSGGKPGRRRLRSWHGSTGLWIAAGLLFLSATGLTWSLHAGANITSLRSSLDWTTPSLSPGKASPGDVGWQAVRDATARAGLADPVEIRPPSGGGYVVQQVGRSWPSKQDSMTVDPGTGTITGTLRFADYPLAAKLSRWGIDAHMGLLFGVVNQIALTVLGVALVCVVGWGYRMWWLRGRGGWSRGQGRSEPVVTRMAGAGGLPETRGGALSGGSGRVPSDGGRLRDGAGSGGAAEEGGLPHDGGLPEHSRSPAGAEVLKVGGLPGGGSLEHGRLADGAGVAEVGGSSGRAALPEVGELPGGPGLSMVGGSPGAGASEDGQMSGSAGVPKVDGLSGGGRPQAGGGWSGRAGLPEDVGSSSGAGVQNVGGRPSGGELAEAGQSLGGRGLLEGGRPAESDEWAEDQAHPGQVPTRGPRSDRSRDRGRFGRMPARGAWRRIPGRVLAPVLVGVAVVGWFLPVLGVSLLGFLAVDCLLGLRREVAR